AGCACCACATCGGGTTTCAATTCCCGGGCCTTGATCAGGGATTCCTCTCCCGATTCGGCCTGGCCGACTACTTGCAGGCCATCGATGTCAGCCAGCATTCGTGTAATGCCCGTACGAACGAGATCATGGTCATCGACTACTAGCACCCTAATCAAGCAGACACCTCGCGATATGGTCTTATAGGTTGCTGAACACCTTAGCAAAAAACCAAGGCGCAGACCTAGCTGCAAGCGTCATATATATAGAGTTTCAACACGATTAAGCTGCCCGCCGGATGACGAGCAGCGCTGTTTTCCTGGGTAAAAGGTCAGGAATCCTGGGGTTGCGGTTTGATTTTCCCATTCGACGCAGCTGAATGTTCGGCCAGGGTGGATGTCAGGCGGCGGATTGCATCCTGGTCTTCCTTGAACATGGCGCGGTAATCACCGAGGACTTTCTCTTCGATCTGGCTGAGGTTTTCCAATTGGATCGGCGTGGCAACGCCGGTCAACACGTACAGGATGTCCACCCCTTTTTCGGCTACCCGTGACAGGTAGTCGGCTTTAGGCGCACGCCCACCGTTCTCATATTTGCCTTGGGCATTGGCTTCAACGCCTCCAATTTCACCAAAAACTTTCTGCGACAGGCCAAGTCGCTCTCTTTCTTGCCGCAAACGCGAACCGATTCCACTCATTTGGATGTATGATCCTATCTGGCACACCCCAAGAGGTGACACACTCATCTCGTTTTACACAAACTTGAACGGTTTTGAACTATGCCCGGAATCCGTACCGCTGCACAAGCCAAGGCTTGGCTGGAACATCAAGGAAAGTCAGTTCAAGCGTTCGCACGTGAACATGGCGTTGATCCGGCCACCACATATCAAGTGCTCGCTGGGCGTAAAAAGGGACGGCGTGGGGAAGCCCATAAAGTAGCGGTCCTGCTGGGCATGAAAGAAGGGATTATCGTGGATGAGCCCGTGGCTCAACACCGCGATCCAAACAGTGTGTCTTGAGCGCAGTATGCGCTTATTCCTACGGTGTGCTTGATTTAGTCCACAGTGCCAGCCCTACACTCGCGCTCCATGCGCCAAAAGCAGTCCTCCTCCCCGACAATGCTCAGCCCTTGGCGCTGATACAGGCGTCTCGCCGGGTTGGTCTTGAACACGGTCAAGCGTAAAAGGCCCAGGCCCTGCGCGCGCGCCTTGAGCACCATCTGCTGCAATACCCAACTGCCAGCGCCCTGTCTGCGGCAGCGCTCGAGCAGGTGTAATTCGCGAATATAGAGCGCCTGGCTGTCACGATTCACGCTGATAAACCCCATCACGGTTTCATCCTGGCAAATCAGCCAGTTTTCCCGCGAAGCCCAGGCGACGTCAAAGCCATGGTCAGACCACAGTAAATCGTACTGCAGGTAGTAGCGATTCATGGCTTCATGGGTCAGCGCTCGCGCGAATGGCAAGTCGCGGTCCGTCGCCGCGCGCAGGTGAAAAGCCATTTCAGAGGGCTACCACTTGGCCAGCCCAGTGCTGGCCGTTGCGGCGGGCAATCACCAAGGCCTCGCCAGTGCCCGGTACGTCGGCAAGCAGGGTTCCATCAGCGCTCCAGATAGCGCTGCGCCCCGCACAGGTATAACCGCCGGACGGGCCACCATGGTTGGCCATCAATACCAGCATGCGGTGCTCGGCGGCATAGCCTTGCAGCAGCGCACTGTCGGTCGCGTACCCGCCTTCGCTGATCAGCACACCGGCGGCGTACACCGTAGCGCCAGCCTCTGCCGCCAGACGCGGATGACTGGCGTGGGAAAAGTCCGCACAGACCGACAGTGCAATCCGGTCATCCCCCCATTCGAGTGCTGCACCACCCTGCCCTGCAACAAACGCCAGTTCTTCGCCTGGGTGCAGATGTTGCTTGGTATAGACCGCCAGCGAGCCGTCTGCGCCCAGCACCAGCGCACCGATCGATACACCCGCCTCGGGTGCCAGGCGAATCGGCATGCCCACCACCGCCGTCAACCGCAGTTCCTGCGCCATTTCACGCAGCGGCGCCAGCAGCGCGTCCTCTGGCGCAATCGCCAGTTGGGCGGCCAGGGCCGGCTCATAGCCGGTCAACGACAGTTCCGGAAACACCAGCAACTGCACACCCTGCTCCGCCGCCGCCTGCATATACGCCAAATGCCGCTGGAGGTTGGCCGGCACGTCGCCAGCAAGGGAGAGGGTTTGAGCTGCGGCAAGGGTCAAGGCAGTCATGGTCGCGTCCTGGCAATCATTATTAATGTGTTACCAGCATATCGGCACTCGCACCATAGCCGTAAGTAGGTCGCGCGATAGAAATTACTGATTGAATCCACCCGCGTGCCTCGAGTAAGCTCCCCCCATCATTTGGAGACATACCATGTTGCAACTCACCCACACTCAGGTTTGCCCTGCTGCCAGCGCCCCGCGCTCGGTGTCGGCTACCCGTGTGAGCGGTTTGAGCGCACTGGTCAGCTTTTATTTTGGGTATTGGTTTAGCCACTGGCGCGCCTGATACCTGAAATCGGCGCCCACTACTCAAGGGGTCGCCTACCAGAGAAATCTAACCCCCGGTCGGCTCCCCGACCGGGGGTTTTGTTTTTTCAGGCCCCAATAATTTTGCTTCACACCGAACACTAAAAGGACTCACGACATGAACTACGCCACTTATTACCGTTACGACACTTCGACTGCATGGCGATTTAGCAAGCTCCGTTCGGGACAGCCTGCCGCCTCCGATCGGTCACCTATTGGTGGCAAGCCAACACACGTAGCCAATACGGCCAATTGTCGAACACCCCAGTAGGGCAGAGCGTGCGGGAACAGCCCGCCGCTTGCCCAGGAAGCCTTGAATATGAACTCTGCCACCGCCGCACTGCCTGTTGCCAACCTGTCCAGCGCCAATGAAGCCCTGACCCAGCGCCTGCCCAGCTCCCTTGAGCTAAAGCATCAGCTGCCTCTAAGCCCGTTCCTGAATGAACAGATCCACGCCCATCGCCAAGCCGTGCGCGCCATCCTCAATGGCGAAGACTCGCGTTTGCTGGTGATTGTCGGCCCGTGCTCGATCCACGACCCCGAGTCGGCCATGGAATACGCGCGCAACCTCAAGAAGCTCGCGCTGGAAGTCAGCGACCAGATGCTGCTGGTGATTCGCGCCTACGTCGAAAAACCGCGCACCACCATCGGCTGGAAAGGCCTGGCCTACGACCCGCACCTGGATGGCAGCGACGACATGGCCGCCGGCCTCACGCTGTCGCGCGAACTGATGCGCGAGATGCTGCGCCTGGGCTTGCCGGTCGCCACCGAGCTGCTGCAACCCATGGCCGCCGGCTACTTCGATGACCTGCTCAGTTGGGTCGCCATCGGCGCACGCACCACCGAATCGCAGATCCATCGCGAAATGGCCAGCGGCCTGGGCATGCCGGTCGGCTTCAAAAATGGCACCGACGGCGGCGTCGCGATTGCCTGTGATGCGATGCGCTCGGCGTCCCACCCGCATCGTCACTTCGGTGTGGACAGCCAAGGCCATCCGGCGATCATCCAGACACCGGGCAACCCCGACACGCACCTGGTATTGCGCGGCGGTCATCGTGGGCCGAACTACGATGCGCAAAGCGTGGCGCAGGTGAAACACGACCTGGCCAAGTCCAAGGTCGCGGCGCGCATCATGGTCGATTGCAGCCACGCCAACAGCGGAAAAGACCCATTGCGTCAGCCGGCAGTGTTCAACGACGTGCTCGAACAGCGCCTGCAGGGCGACACGTCGCTGATCGGCATGATGCTCGAAAGCCACCTGTTCGAAGGCTGCCAGCCGTTGAGCGCGTCGATGAAGTACGGGGTGTCGGTGACCGATGGTTGCCTGGGCTGGAACGGCACCGAGCAATTGCTGCGCAGCGCGGCCGAGCGGTTGCGGGCACAGCACAAACCCAACTGATCCCACATTTAGACTGTGCCAGCCTCAAGAGAGTGGATACAACGCCTCATCAAACTGCGCCAGCTTCGGAAACACCAAGGGCTGCTCATCCGACAGCCCTTGCAGCCGTTGCTCATATTCCAGCAAAAAATCCTGCCGCGCCTCGGCACTGATATACGGCACATGCCACGCCACAAACGGCGCCAGCACTTCGTACCCTACATACGCCAAGGTGCCGCGCAGAATCGGCCGCAGCATCTCCTCCAATGGCCCGTGAATCGCGCCCTCACCAAACATATGCTCGCGTCCGCCCAAGGTCACCGTGACCAGCGCGCGCTTGCCCGCCAGCCCGCCCTGATCGTAAAAACGCTTGCCGCCGTAACACACGCCGGACACCAGCACCCGGTCGATCCAGCCCTTGAGCATGGCCGGCGCCGAGAACCAGAAGATCGGGAAGTTGAGGATCAGCAGGTCGGCCCACAGCAGCTTGTCCAGTTCGCCCTGGATGTCCGCCGCGATCGACTGATTTTTTACGCCCAGACGCTGTTCCAGGGCATACACCAGATAATCCGGATTCTCCCGCGTGGCAAAGTCAGCGGCAGACGCTACCGGGTTCCACTGCATGGCGTACAGGTCGCTGACCTGCACTTCGTGGCCCTGGTTTTGCAATGTGCTGAGCGCCTGATCGCGCAGCGCGGCGGTAAACGACTGCGGCTCAGGGTGAGCGTGAACAATCAACACCTTCATGTGCATTCCTCAAACAGTGGGCGCTGCCCGTTGGGCCAGCAAATGGTCGAGCCAGTCCGGGTCCATTTCCGGCTCCGATGAAAACAACAGGCCGGTGTAAGCCTGGTACGGCGGGGTAAAAATCTTGCTGCGGCTGCCGTGGTCCACCACCCTGCCCCGCTGCATCACCAGTACTTCATCAGCAATCGCACGCACGGTGGCCACGTCGTGGGTGATAAACAGGTAGGCCACGCCCAGTTGTTGCTGCAGGCGGTTGAGCAGTTTCAGCACGCCCTCGGCCACCAGCTGATCAAGCGCCGAGGTGACTTCATCGCAGATGATCAGTTGCGGGTCGGCCGCCAGCGCACGGGCGATGCAGATGCGTTGCTTTTGCCCGCCGGATAATTCTCGGGGCTGACGTTCCATGAACACCGCCGGGTCCAGCTCAATCATCTCCAGCAACTCGGCGACCCGCGCGCGCATCGCCTTGCCCTTGAGGCCCAGGTAAAACGTGAGTGGCCGGCCGATGATGTCGACGATGCGCTGGCGCGGGTTCAGCGCCGTGTCGGGGATCTGGTAGATCATCTGGATGCGCCGCAGTTGCTCCTTGCTGCGCCGCCGAAAATCCAGCGGCAGCGCCTCGCCGTCATACAGCACCTGCCCCGCCGTGGCCGGCAGCAGCCCGGCAATCACGCGAGCGGTGGAGCTTTTACCGCTGCCGGACTCGCCGATCACCGCCAGGGTCTGGCCGCGATACAGCGTCATCGACACCCCATGCAGTACCGGCTGCAGCCCATAGCTGGCGCAGGCCTGACGCACTTCCAGCAACGGCACCTGCGCCACCGGGCACGCCTTGGGCTCGGTGCGAAAGCTGCGCACTGCCCACAGCGATTTGGTGTAGTCCTGCTGCGGCTGGCTGAGCATACTGCGAGTGTCGGCCTCCTCCACCAACTTGCCGTGGCGCAGCACCATGATGCGGTCAGCCATCTGCGCGACCACGGCGAGATCGTGGCTGATATACAAGGCGGCGCTGCCGAAGGTTTTCACCGCGTCACGGATCGCCGCCAGCACGTCGATCTGGGTGGTGACGTCGAGGGCGGTGGTGGGTTCGTCGAAGATAATCAGGTCCGGATGGCAGGCCATGGCCATGGCCGTCATCACCCGCTGCAACTGCCCGCCCGAGACTTGATGCGGGTAGCGTTGGCCAATGGTTTCGGGGTTGGGCAAACGCAACACGCGGTACAGCTCCACCGCCTCGCGCTCGGCCTGGGCGCGGCTGATGCCGCCGTTGATCACCGCCGTTTCCACGTGCTGGTCGATCAGGCGATGCGCCGGGTTGAAGGAGGCCGCCGCGCTTTGCGCCACATAGGCGATGCGCAGGCCGCGCAGCTTGCGCAAGGCTGCGGGCTTGGCCTGCAGCAGTTCAATGCCATCAAAACACACCGAGCCACCGATGATGCGGCAACCGTCGCGCGCATAGCCCATCGCCGCCAGCCCGAGGGTGGATTTACCCGCCCCGGACTCACCGATCAGCCCCAACACTTCACCGCGCTGCAAGGTCAGATCAATGCCCTTGATCAACGGGTGCCAGGCATCCTCGTAATGCCCTTCCACCTGCAGGTTGCGGATTTCCAGCAATGGCCTGTCCATCCTCAACACTCCTTCAGGCCGCTGGATTTATGCAGCATCCAGTCGACGACAAAATTCACACTGACGGTGATCAACGCCACCGCCAACGCCGGCAGCAAGGGGCTGACATCGCCGAAGGTGATCAACACCGCATTGTCGCGCACCATGCTGCCCCAGTCGGCGGTAGGCGGTTGGATGCCCAGGCCGAGGAACGACAGCGCGCTGATAAACAGGAACACAAAGCAAAAGCGCAGGCCGAATTCGGCAATCAGCGGCGCCGCGGCGTTAGGCAGCACTTCGCGGGTGACCAGCCACCACAAGCCTTCACCGCGCAGACGCGCGGCTTCGACGAAATCCTGCACCACCACAGTCATGGCCACCGCGCGGGCCAAGCGAAACACCCGCGTCGAATCCAGCAGCGCAATCACCAGCACCAGCGAGGTGGCGTTGGTGCCGACCACGCTGAGAATCAACAAGGCAAAAATCAGCTGCGGGATCGCCATCAGGATATCCACCACCCGCGACAACCCCTGGTCGACCCAGCCGCCCTTGATCGCCGCGACCAAACCGCTTAAGCCTCCGAGCAGAAACGCCAGCGTGGTGGTCAGGAAGGCAATACCCAAGGTATTGCGCGCGCCGTACACCAGGCGACTGAACATGTCGCGCCCCAGGTTATCGGTGCCCAGTAAAAACTCGCCGCTCCAGGGTGCGAAGCCTTCGCCCACCACCTGGGTTTCGCCATAGGGCGCCAGCAGCGGCGCCAACAGCGCCACCGCGACGTATGACAGGATGATCAGCAGGCCGAACTTGGCGCTCAACGGCGCCCTGGCCACTTGGCTCAACAGGCTCATGGCTTACCCCTTGGGATGCATCAGGCGTGGGTTGCTGGCGATGGACAGTACATCCGCCCCGGTATTGAGCAGGATGTAAGTGGCGGCAAAAATCAGGCTGCACGCCTGCACCACCGGGATGTCGCGTTTGGACACCGAGTCCACCAACAACTGGCCGAGACCTGGATAGACAAACACCACCTCGACCACCACCACCCCAACCACCAGGTACGCGAGGTTCAGCGCCACCACATTGACGATTGGCGCCAGCGCATTGGGCAGCGCGTGCTTCCAGATAATCCGTGATTGGCTGATACCCTTGAGCCGAGCCATCTCGATATACGGGCTGGCCAACAGGTTGATCAGGGAGGCGCGGGTCATGCGCATCATCTGCGCGATCACCACCAGACTCAGGGTGGCCACCGGCAGCACCGAGCGCTCCAGGAGCGTACCGAACGTGGCGTCCGGCGCCAGGTTGGACAGGCTGGGAAACCAGCCGAGCTTCACCGAGAACACCAGGATCAGCAGGTACGCGACAAAGAACTCCGGGAATGACACCGCGCTCAATGCTGTGGTGTTGAGCAGGCGATCGAACCAGCTGTTGCGGTACAACGCCGCGAGCATGCCCAGCACCAGTGCGGTGGGCACCGACACCAACGCCGCCAGGGCGGCCAGGCTCAGCGTGTTCCCCAGGCGCGCACCGATCAGCTCGGCGATGGGCCGCTGGTTGGCCAGTGATGCACCCAGATCCCCCTGTAACAGGCGCAGCAGCCAGTGCGCAAAGCGCGTCAGCGGCGGTAGATCCAGGCCCAACTGCGCGCGAAAAGCGGCGATGGTTTCCGGCGTAGCCGACTGGCCGAGCATGGCC
The window above is part of the Pseudomonas sp. KBS0710 genome. Proteins encoded here:
- a CDS encoding helix-turn-helix domain-containing protein, with the translated sequence MSGIGSRLRQERERLGLSQKVFGEIGGVEANAQGKYENGGRAPKADYLSRVAEKGVDILYVLTGVATPIQLENLSQIEEKVLGDYRAMFKEDQDAIRRLTSTLAEHSAASNGKIKPQPQDS
- a CDS encoding DNA-binding protein, with protein sequence MPGIRTAAQAKAWLEHQGKSVQAFAREHGVDPATTYQVLAGRKKGRRGEAHKVAVLLGMKEGIIVDEPVAQHRDPNSVS
- a CDS encoding GNAT family N-acetyltransferase; the protein is MAFHLRAATDRDLPFARALTHEAMNRYYLQYDLLWSDHGFDVAWASRENWLICQDETVMGFISVNRDSQALYIRELHLLERCRRQGAGSWVLQQMVLKARAQGLGLLRLTVFKTNPARRLYQRQGLSIVGEEDCFWRMERECRAGTVD
- a CDS encoding carbon-nitrogen hydrolase family protein; translation: MTALTLAAAQTLSLAGDVPANLQRHLAYMQAAAEQGVQLLVFPELSLTGYEPALAAQLAIAPEDALLAPLREMAQELRLTAVVGMPIRLAPEAGVSIGALVLGADGSLAVYTKQHLHPGEELAFVAGQGGAALEWGDDRIALSVCADFSHASHPRLAAEAGATVYAAGVLISEGGYATDSALLQGYAAEHRMLVLMANHGGPSGGYTCAGRSAIWSADGTLLADVPGTGEALVIARRNGQHWAGQVVAL
- a CDS encoding 3-deoxy-7-phosphoheptulonate synthase: MNSATAALPVANLSSANEALTQRLPSSLELKHQLPLSPFLNEQIHAHRQAVRAILNGEDSRLLVIVGPCSIHDPESAMEYARNLKKLALEVSDQMLLVIRAYVEKPRTTIGWKGLAYDPHLDGSDDMAAGLTLSRELMREMLRLGLPVATELLQPMAAGYFDDLLSWVAIGARTTESQIHREMASGLGMPVGFKNGTDGGVAIACDAMRSASHPHRHFGVDSQGHPAIIQTPGNPDTHLVLRGGHRGPNYDAQSVAQVKHDLAKSKVAARIMVDCSHANSGKDPLRQPAVFNDVLEQRLQGDTSLIGMMLESHLFEGCQPLSASMKYGVSVTDGCLGWNGTEQLLRSAAERLRAQHKPN
- a CDS encoding NAD(P)H-dependent oxidoreductase translates to MKVLIVHAHPEPQSFTAALRDQALSTLQNQGHEVQVSDLYAMQWNPVASAADFATRENPDYLVYALEQRLGVKNQSIAADIQGELDKLLWADLLILNFPIFWFSAPAMLKGWIDRVLVSGVCYGGKRFYDQGGLAGKRALVTVTLGGREHMFGEGAIHGPLEEMLRPILRGTLAYVGYEVLAPFVAWHVPYISAEARQDFLLEYEQRLQGLSDEQPLVFPKLAQFDEALYPLS
- a CDS encoding ABC transporter ATP-binding protein; protein product: MDRPLLEIRNLQVEGHYEDAWHPLIKGIDLTLQRGEVLGLIGESGAGKSTLGLAAMGYARDGCRIIGGSVCFDGIELLQAKPAALRKLRGLRIAYVAQSAAASFNPAHRLIDQHVETAVINGGISRAQAEREAVELYRVLRLPNPETIGQRYPHQVSGGQLQRVMTAMAMACHPDLIIFDEPTTALDVTTQIDVLAAIRDAVKTFGSAALYISHDLAVVAQMADRIMVLRHGKLVEEADTRSMLSQPQQDYTKSLWAVRSFRTEPKACPVAQVPLLEVRQACASYGLQPVLHGVSMTLYRGQTLAVIGESGSGKSSTARVIAGLLPATAGQVLYDGEALPLDFRRRSKEQLRRIQMIYQIPDTALNPRQRIVDIIGRPLTFYLGLKGKAMRARVAELLEMIELDPAVFMERQPRELSGGQKQRICIARALAADPQLIICDEVTSALDQLVAEGVLKLLNRLQQQLGVAYLFITHDVATVRAIADEVLVMQRGRVVDHGSRSKIFTPPYQAYTGLLFSSEPEMDPDWLDHLLAQRAAPTV
- a CDS encoding ABC transporter permease; this translates as MSLLSQVARAPLSAKFGLLIILSYVAVALLAPLLAPYGETQVVGEGFAPWSGEFLLGTDNLGRDMFSRLVYGARNTLGIAFLTTTLAFLLGGLSGLVAAIKGGWVDQGLSRVVDILMAIPQLIFALLILSVVGTNATSLVLVIALLDSTRVFRLARAVAMTVVVQDFVEAARLRGEGLWWLVTREVLPNAAAPLIAEFGLRFCFVFLFISALSFLGLGIQPPTADWGSMVRDNAVLITFGDVSPLLPALAVALITVSVNFVVDWMLHKSSGLKEC
- a CDS encoding ABC transporter permease gives rise to the protein MNSLLKLVLQRLALGVLSLFAVSVIIFLAVGLLPGDIAQAMLGQSATPETIAAFRAQLGLDLPPLTRFAHWLLRLLQGDLGASLANQRPIAELIGARLGNTLSLAALAALVSVPTALVLGMLAALYRNSWFDRLLNTTALSAVSFPEFFVAYLLILVFSVKLGWFPSLSNLAPDATFGTLLERSVLPVATLSLVVIAQMMRMTRASLINLLASPYIEMARLKGISQSRIIWKHALPNALAPIVNVVALNLAYLVVGVVVVEVVFVYPGLGQLLVDSVSKRDIPVVQACSLIFAATYILLNTGADVLSIASNPRLMHPKG